A genomic region of Miscanthus floridulus cultivar M001 chromosome 3, ASM1932011v1, whole genome shotgun sequence contains the following coding sequences:
- the LOC136543580 gene encoding AAA-ATPase At3g28510-like, protein MDSWWFANFKTAWFILAPLIAAHVPQRLLKSYFNHHVWRHAKAVLSLVDPYVTVDIARRDVEEDDSIASSNAYVEELADEFRGAVLWWSCVEAKEEAGVGNAREGELVHRQCHRLTFHRRHCQLVVDEYLPHVRRKGREALFVSRRRRLYTNNVIYDYGFSTDRVWNHNDFKHPTTFDTLAMDPAKKKEIMDDLYTFRNNMDFFKRTGKPWKHGYLLYGPSSTGKSTMIVAMANYLNYECPAKEVWYAISPTRREVLRTRKDKEESKH, encoded by the exons ATGGACTCGTGGTGGTTCGCCAACTTCAAGACGGCGTGGTTCATCCTCGCGCCGCTGATCGCCGCGCACGTGCCGCAGCGGCTGCTCAAGTCCTACTTCAACCACCACGTGTGGCGGCACGCCAAGGCGGTGCTGTCGCTCGTGGACCCCTACGTCACCGTCGACATCGCCAGGCGCGACGTCGAGGAGGACGACAGCATCGCGTCCAGCAACGCCTACGTCGAG GAGCTCGCCGACGAGTTCCGCGGCGCCGTGCTGTGGTGGTCCTGCGTGGAGGCCAAGGAGGAGGCCGGCGTAGGGAACGCCAGGGAGGGCGAGCTCGTCCACCGCCAGTGCCACCGCCTCACGTTCCACCGCCGCCACTGCCAGCTTGTCGTCGACGAGTACCTCCCGCACGTGCGCCGGAAAGGTCGTGAGGCCCTCTTCGTCAGTCGCCGCCGACGGCTCTACACAAACAACGTCATCTACGACTACGG CTTCTCAACAGACAGAGTATGGAACCACAACGACTTCAAGCACCCGACGACGTTCGACACGCTGGCCATGGAcccagcaaagaagaaggagatcaTGGACGACCTCTACACGTTCCGGAACAACATGGACTTCTTCAAGCGCACGGGCAAGCCATGGAAGCATGGGTACCTCCTGTACGGCCCGTCGAGCACGGGCAAGTCGACTATGATCGTGGCCATGGCCAACTACCTCAACTACGAGTGTCCAGCGAAAGAAGTATGGTATGCTATTTCCCCTACTCGAAGAGAAGTATTAAGGACAAGAAAAGATAAGGAAGAAAGTAAGCACTAA